Genomic DNA from Longimicrobiaceae bacterium:
GCGTAGTCGATGGGCGCGGCGCGGGGGGCGGCGGGGGCGGGGGCCGGAGTCGGGGCGGGAGCCGGCGGGGCCTCCATCGGGCGGCCGTTCCCCTGCACCTGCACGGAAAGGGTGAAGCGGCGGTCGAAGAGCTGCTCGCCGATCCCGGACAGCAGGTCGCCGTACTTGTCCTCCACCCAGTCCGCGGCGAAGCGGTTGGGCGCCGAGACCACCAGGAGGTCCTGCGAGATCGCCACGGCCTCGGTACGCTCCAGCCAGGTACGGAAGGCCTGCTCCGGGAGCGCCGCGCGTGCGCCGTCCAGGATTCGCGACCAGACCTCGGCGGCGGTAAGCTCCATGCGACTGTCCAGGGGGTACAGCGTTTCCGTTCCGACGACGGGGCGCAATCTGGAAACCCCATGTGGAAAAGTCAAGGAAGGGGCGCCGTTGCTGGACGTTCGCCCCGCCGCGGGGCCAGCGCCGTGCCGCGGCGGGCGGTCTCCCGTCCCCGGCTCCCCGCCCCCTCACAGTTGACGTACACGGCCCCCCCGGCTAGATTGGAGGTCTTTGCCGCACCTCACGATAATTTCGCGCAGGATACAGTCATGAAGCCTTCGTACCGTCCGCGGAACCGCAAGCGGATCAACAAGCACGGGTTTCGGGCCCGGATGGCGACCAAGGGGGGCCGCGCGGTCCTCAACGCCCGCCGCAGGAAGGGGCGTCACAAGCTGGTCGTCACGGTTCCCAAGAAGTAGTCCGGTTCCGCCCTCCGCGCGCATGGCGGAAGGGGAAGACCCGGGCGCGGGCACGCCCGGAGCGGGCGAAGGGGGTTCGGGCGGGTTCCGCCTCCCCCGCGCGGCGAGGATCACCGGGTCCGAGGAGATCCGGGGGCTTTTCAGACGGGGGAAGAGGAGACGGACGCGTCACCTGGATGCGTTCTACTCCCCTTCCCCCTCCGCGCATCCACGCCTGGGGGTGGTGGTGCCCAAGCACAAGCGGCACATCGTGGAGCGGAACCGGGTGAAGCGGCACCTGCGCGAGATCGGGCGCACCCTGGTGCTCCCGGCGCTCCGCGGCGCCGGGGCGCCGCTCGACGTCCTCCTTCGTGCCCGGCCCGAGGCGTACGGGGCCTCCTTCGCGGAGCTCCGCGACGAGCTCCGCGCGCTGGCGGAGGAGCTGTGCTCGCGCGCGCCCTGATCGGTGCGATCCGCTTCTACCAGAAGGGGATCTCGCCGCTGACGCCGCCGTCGTGCCGCTTCCACCCCTCCTGCTCGCAGTACGGGCTGGAGGCGGTGCAGCGCTACGGCGCCGCGAAGGGGAGCTGGCTCACGGTGCGGCGCCTGCTCCGCTGCCACCCGTTCTGCAAGGGCGGGTACGACCCGGTGCCCTGACGAGCAAGCTCGTCCGAAACCCATGGCCGGACGCCGCCGTACTCCCCGAGACGGCCGACGCCCGGCCTTCCCAGCATAGACCTCGAGTCGATGGAAAAGCGCGTCCTGATCGCGGTGCTCCTGATGACGGCCGTCATCATGGGGACGAACCTCCTCTTCCCCCCCGCGGAGCAGCCCGCCGCGGACTCCGCGCGCGGGGACAGCGCCGCCGTCGTGGCCGCGCCCACCCCGGCCCCGGCCCCGGCACCCGCGGTCCGCGCCCCGGCGCTCCCCGCCACGGCGCCGCAGGCCCCCGCCCAGCCGGTAACGGTCCGCTCCCCCCTGTACCGCTACACCTTCTCCACCCGCGGCGCCTCGCTCACCAGCGCGGAGATGCTCCGCCACGGCTCCGCCCTCCGGGAGGGGGAGCCGGTGGACCTGGTGCCGCAGGGGGCGCCGGACTTCCTCACCTACCGCGTGGCGATGGGGGGCGACACGCTGGACCTGCGGGGGCTCCCCTTCCAGGCGAGCGCCACGCGGGTGGAGCTGGCCGAGGGGGGGGAGGCGCAGCAGCTCCGCTTCACGTACGGCGGCGGCGAGGGGCTGGGGGTGGAGGTGGTCTACACCTTCCGCCCGGACGACTACCTGGTGGACGTCGCCGGGCGCGTGACCGGGGCGGGGAGCGGCGCCGTCCTCCTCACCGGGCTGGGGTCGGGGCTCGCCACCCACGAGGCGGACCCGGAGCGCTTCCAGGGCGACCTGGGCGCCATCGCGCTGACCCCCGACGGCGTGGAGAACGTCCCCTTCCAGAAGGTGGAGGGGAGCCGGACGCTGCAGGGGCCGCTCACCTGGGCGGCGGTCAAGGACAAGTACTTCCTCGCGGCGCTGGTCGCCGGCGACCGGCCGGCGTTCGGCGGCATGACCCTGCGCCGGCTCCCGTCCGCCCGCGTGGTGGCCGGGAGCGGGGCGGACGCGGACACGACGCGGATCCCCCGCGCGCAGACCGTCGTCTCCCTGCCGCTGGGCGCGGACGGCGCCTTCGCCTTCGGCGCCTACCTGGGGCCGCAGGAGCACGGGCGGCTCGCCGCCGTCGGGTACAACCTGGACGACGTGAACCCCTACGGGTACCGCTGGCTCCGCCCGGTGGTGCGCCCCATCGCGGCCTCCGCGCTCTGGGTCATGCGCGAGCTGCACGACAACCTGGGGGTCGGGTACGGCTGGGTGCTCATCATCTTCGGCGTGATGGTCAAGATCCTCCTGTGGCCGCTGAACGCCAAGGCGATGCGGGCGCAGATGAAGAACATGGCCGTGCAGCCGCTGATCCAGGAGCTCCAGACCAAGTACAAGGGCGACCCGCAGAAGCAGCAGGAGGAGATGATCCGGCTGTACAAGGAGCACGGGTTCAACCCGCTGGCGGGATGCCTCCCGCTGCTCATCCCGATGCCGATCTTCATCACCCTGTACTTCGTGTTCCAGAGCGCCATCGAGTTCCGGGGCGTCCCCTTCTGGTACCTCCCGGACCTGTCGCAGCGGGACCCGTACTACCTGATGCCGCTCCTCTTCATCGGCTCCACCTTCCTCCTGCAGTGGATCAGCACCAAGCTGAGCGGGATGGAGGCGAACCCGCAGATGAAGATGATGATGTACCTCATGCCCATCATGATGGGGGCGTTCTTCATCACGCTGGCCGCCGGGCTCAACCTGTACTACACGGCCAGCAACCTGGCCGGCCTCCCGCAGCAGGTGCTGATCGCCCGCGAGCGGAAGCGCGCCACCGAGGAGGCGAAGGCGAAGCGCGCGGCCGAGGAGGCCGCCGCGAAGCGGGCCTCCGGCGGCCCCCCTCCCGCCGCCCGCCAGAAGCGCCGACGCTAGGGCGCGCCGTCGTGGCAGCCGAAGGAGCGCCCGTCCCCGGTCCGGGGGCGGGCGCTCCGCGCTCGGGGTCCTCCCGCTCCCCCGCGGGGCTTGCCCGGCGCCCCGCCCCGCGGCATTCTCCGCCCATGGACGTACCCCTCTTCGCCGACACCGTCGCCGCCATCGCCACCGCCCAGGGGCGCGGCGCCGTGGCCCTGGTCCGCGTCTCCGGCCCGGACGCCCTGGCCGTGCTCCTCCGGCTCGCCCCCGCGCTGCGGGAGGCGCCGCCCCCGCGGACGCAGCGCCTGGTGCGCCTGGCGCACCCGGAGACCGGGGAGACGCTGGACCGCGCCCTCGCGGCGTACTTCCCCGCCCCGGGGAGCTACACCGGCGAGGACACGGTGGAGCTCGCCACCCACGGGGGCGTCCTCACCCCGCAGCTGGTGCTGGCCGCCGCGCTGGCCGCCGGCGCCCGGGCCGCCGAGCCGGGCGAGTTCACCCGGCGCGCGTACCTGAACGGCAGGCTCGACCTGCTCCAGGCCGAAGCCGTGGCGGACCTGATCGACGGCCGCTCCCCCGCCCTGCACCGCGCCGCCGTGCACCAGATGGAGCGCGGCCTGTCGCGCCGGATCGAGGCGCTGCGCGAGGCGCTGGTGGGCGCGCAGGCGCTGCTGGTGTACGGGATCGACTTCCCGGAGGAGGACGAGCCCCCCGTCCCTCCGGCGCGGATCCGCGCCGCCGCGGAGGAGGTGCGCGCCCGGATCGACGGCCTCCTCGCCACCGCCCCGGAGGGGGAGCTGCTCCGCGAGGGCGCGCTCGTGGTGCTCGCCGGCCGCCCCAACTCCGGGAAGTCGTCGCTCTTCAACGCGCTGCTGGGGACGGAGCGCGCCATCGTCACGGAGATTCCCGGGACCACCCGCGACGCCCTGGAGGCCGCCGTCACCCTGGACGGCTACCCCTTCCGCCTGGTGGACACCGCCGGGCTGCGCGAGACCGCCGACCGGGTGGAGGAGATCGGGATCGAGGTGGCGCGGCGCTACCTGGCCGCCGCGCA
This window encodes:
- a CDS encoding DnaA N-terminal domain-containing protein; amino-acid sequence: MELTAAEVWSRILDGARAALPEQAFRTWLERTEAVAISQDLLVVSAPNRFAADWVEDKYGDLLSGIGEQLFDRRFTLSVQVQGNGRPMEAPPAPAPTPAPAPAAPRAAPIDYA
- the rpmH gene encoding 50S ribosomal protein L34 is translated as MKPSYRPRNRKRINKHGFRARMATKGGRAVLNARRRKGRHKLVVTVPKK
- the rnpA gene encoding ribonuclease P protein component, which codes for MAEGEDPGAGTPGAGEGGSGGFRLPRAARITGSEEIRGLFRRGKRRRTRHLDAFYSPSPSAHPRLGVVVPKHKRHIVERNRVKRHLREIGRTLVLPALRGAGAPLDVLLRARPEAYGASFAELRDELRALAEELCSRAP
- the yidD gene encoding membrane protein insertion efficiency factor YidD, encoding MLARALIGAIRFYQKGISPLTPPSCRFHPSCSQYGLEAVQRYGAAKGSWLTVRRLLRCHPFCKGGYDPVP
- the yidC gene encoding membrane protein insertase YidC → MEKRVLIAVLLMTAVIMGTNLLFPPAEQPAADSARGDSAAVVAAPTPAPAPAPAVRAPALPATAPQAPAQPVTVRSPLYRYTFSTRGASLTSAEMLRHGSALREGEPVDLVPQGAPDFLTYRVAMGGDTLDLRGLPFQASATRVELAEGGEAQQLRFTYGGGEGLGVEVVYTFRPDDYLVDVAGRVTGAGSGAVLLTGLGSGLATHEADPERFQGDLGAIALTPDGVENVPFQKVEGSRTLQGPLTWAAVKDKYFLAALVAGDRPAFGGMTLRRLPSARVVAGSGADADTTRIPRAQTVVSLPLGADGAFAFGAYLGPQEHGRLAAVGYNLDDVNPYGYRWLRPVVRPIAASALWVMRELHDNLGVGYGWVLIIFGVMVKILLWPLNAKAMRAQMKNMAVQPLIQELQTKYKGDPQKQQEEMIRLYKEHGFNPLAGCLPLLIPMPIFITLYFVFQSAIEFRGVPFWYLPDLSQRDPYYLMPLLFIGSTFLLQWISTKLSGMEANPQMKMMMYLMPIMMGAFFITLAAGLNLYYTASNLAGLPQQVLIARERKRATEEAKAKRAAEEAAAKRASGGPPPAARQKRRR
- the mnmE gene encoding tRNA uridine-5-carboxymethylaminomethyl(34) synthesis GTPase MnmE yields the protein MDVPLFADTVAAIATAQGRGAVALVRVSGPDALAVLLRLAPALREAPPPRTQRLVRLAHPETGETLDRALAAYFPAPGSYTGEDTVELATHGGVLTPQLVLAAALAAGARAAEPGEFTRRAYLNGRLDLLQAEAVADLIDGRSPALHRAAVHQMERGLSRRIEALREALVGAQALLVYGIDFPEEDEPPVPPARIRAAAEEVRARIDGLLATAPEGELLREGALVVLAGRPNSGKSSLFNALLGTERAIVTEIPGTTRDALEAAVTLDGYPFRLVDTAGLRETADRVEEIGIEVARRYLAAAHVVLFCAEAGRPLQEDEAAFLRERKPGTTVLVRTKADLAGDAAPADREEAPGGVRTVRLAARTGEGLPALREVLLRTAFGGILGDPGEAPLVTRERQARALREARAEVEAFLEAWEGGVPPEFAATHLQAAAGALEDLLGTIGTEDVLDRVFSQFCVGK